Proteins encoded within one genomic window of Streptomyces kaniharaensis:
- a CDS encoding ArnT family glycosyltransferase: MPTPTRLSLARLAERLPERVRTQLGNAPLLPGGGQGGRYWTRLVPVLALVALLTHVPSFARPVWSPDEGFLATQARMLADGGVLYDTVVDRKPPLLPWLYQACFAVFGSASLWPLRTLAVVAHLVTAILLASLARGRWGNRAGAGAGLLYLLVSIGLSPEDTQAATFEVFMLPAMVAAFRYAERRRWLAAGIAVALCSLTKQTGGAVLLPVLWMLLQDARRRGVPWPPALFKIAFGFTLPIALVAAILTKPKGFLFWVVTGSGDYASFGGAWLQMIGRALGNSAILVAAGLGFLFPVGRRLWLKYRHRPLPAAGEEHGSTADLWVWLLSSAVAVSVGFHFFGHYYLQLIPPLVLLGTGAVATSAIRWKPVLVYTTVASTVFWGLALAWPGERLNRTTEVATAVAAQTTPKDTVLVWGMHPELYWLADRKPATRYLTAGFLTNYSGGKDGSPNVGEQFSVSNAWQTFDKELANGLPEVVVDDSGIAPYQPVMVPRIENLLDTHYEVVGVFADTVVYRLKR; this comes from the coding sequence GTGCCCACCCCCACCCGCCTCAGCCTCGCCCGACTGGCCGAGCGCCTGCCCGAGCGCGTCCGTACCCAGCTCGGAAACGCGCCCCTGCTGCCCGGGGGCGGGCAAGGAGGGCGGTACTGGACCAGGCTGGTGCCGGTGCTGGCGCTGGTCGCGCTGCTCACCCACGTCCCGTCCTTCGCCCGGCCGGTCTGGAGCCCCGACGAGGGCTTCCTGGCCACCCAGGCCCGGATGCTGGCCGACGGCGGGGTGCTGTACGACACCGTGGTCGACCGCAAGCCGCCGCTGCTGCCCTGGCTCTACCAGGCCTGCTTCGCCGTCTTCGGCTCGGCCTCGCTGTGGCCGCTGCGCACCCTGGCGGTGGTCGCCCACCTGGTCACCGCGATCCTGCTGGCGTCCCTCGCCCGGGGCCGCTGGGGCAACCGGGCCGGGGCCGGCGCCGGGCTGCTCTACCTGCTGGTCTCCATCGGGCTCTCCCCGGAGGACACCCAGGCGGCGACCTTCGAGGTCTTCATGCTGCCCGCCATGGTGGCCGCCTTCCGCTACGCCGAGCGCCGCCGCTGGCTGGCCGCCGGCATCGCGGTGGCGCTCTGCTCGCTGACCAAGCAGACCGGTGGCGCGGTGCTGCTGCCGGTGCTGTGGATGCTCCTCCAGGACGCCCGCCGGCGCGGGGTGCCCTGGCCGCCCGCCCTGTTCAAGATCGCCTTCGGTTTCACCCTGCCGATAGCGCTGGTCGCGGCCATCCTGACCAAGCCCAAGGGTTTCCTCTTCTGGGTGGTCACCGGCAGCGGCGACTACGCCTCCTTCGGCGGCGCCTGGCTGCAGATGATCGGCCGCGCGCTCGGCAACTCGGCCATCCTGGTCGCGGCCGGCCTGGGCTTCCTGTTCCCGGTCGGGCGCCGGCTCTGGCTCAAGTACCGCCACCGCCCGCTGCCGGCCGCCGGCGAGGAGCACGGCTCCACCGCAGACCTGTGGGTGTGGCTGCTGTCATCGGCCGTCGCCGTCAGCGTGGGCTTCCACTTCTTCGGCCACTACTACCTCCAGCTGATCCCCCCGCTGGTGCTGTTGGGCACCGGCGCGGTGGCCACCTCGGCGATCCGCTGGAAGCCCGTCCTGGTGTACACGACGGTCGCCTCCACCGTCTTCTGGGGCCTGGCGCTGGCCTGGCCGGGGGAGCGGCTCAACCGCACCACCGAGGTCGCCACCGCGGTCGCCGCCCAGACCACCCCCAAGGACACCGTGCTGGTCTGGGGCATGCACCCCGAGCTGTACTGGCTGGCCGACCGCAAGCCCGCCACGCGGTACCTGACGGCCGGCTTCCTCACCAACTACAGCGGCGGCAAGGACGGCAGCCCCAACGTCGGCGAGCAGTTCAGCGTCAGCAACGCCTGGCAGACCTTCGACAAGGAGCTCGCCAACGGCCTGCCCGAGGTCGTGGTGGACGACTCCGGCATCGCCCCGTACCAGCCGGTGATGGTCCCCCGGATCGAGAACCTGCTGGACACCCACTACGAGGTGGTCGGCGTCTTCGCCGACACCGTGGTCTACCGCCTCAAGCGCTGA
- a CDS encoding thiolase family protein produces MPRTARDVVFVDGVRTPFGKAGPKGIYHETRADDLVVKCIRELVRRNPNLPVERIDEVAIAATTQIGDQGLTIGRTAALLSGLPKSVPGYAIDRMCAGALTAVTTTAGGIAFGAYDVVVAGGVEHMGRHPMGEGVDPNPRFVSEKLVDESALFMGMTAENLHDRFPHITKERCDAYAVRSQEKAAKAYANGDIQPDLVPISIRNTNPEVGETGWGLATVDEPLRPGTTMESLAGLKTPFRPHGNITAGNSAGLNDGATASLLAAEDVAEELGLPVKMRLVSYAFAGVEPEVMGIGPVPATEKALAKAGLTIDDIDAFEVNEAFAVQVLAFLDHYGIADDDERVNPFGGAIAFGHPLASSGVRLMNQLARRFEQRPDVRYGLTTMCIGFGMGGTIIWENPHFEGGK; encoded by the coding sequence GTGCCTCGTACCGCGAGGGACGTCGTCTTCGTCGATGGCGTCCGCACCCCGTTCGGCAAGGCCGGCCCGAAGGGCATCTACCACGAGACGCGCGCCGACGACCTCGTCGTCAAGTGCATCCGGGAGCTCGTGCGCCGTAACCCGAACCTGCCCGTCGAGCGCATCGACGAGGTCGCCATCGCGGCCACCACGCAGATCGGCGACCAGGGTCTGACCATCGGACGCACCGCCGCCCTGTTGTCCGGCCTGCCCAAGTCCGTCCCCGGCTACGCGATCGACCGCATGTGCGCCGGTGCGCTGACCGCCGTGACCACCACCGCCGGCGGCATCGCCTTCGGCGCGTACGACGTGGTCGTGGCCGGCGGCGTCGAGCACATGGGCCGCCACCCGATGGGCGAGGGCGTCGACCCGAACCCGCGCTTCGTCTCCGAGAAGCTGGTCGACGAGTCCGCCCTGTTCATGGGCATGACCGCGGAGAACCTGCACGACCGGTTCCCGCACATCACCAAGGAGCGCTGCGACGCCTACGCGGTGCGCTCCCAGGAGAAGGCCGCCAAGGCGTACGCCAACGGCGACATCCAGCCCGACCTGGTGCCGATCTCGATCCGCAACACCAACCCCGAGGTCGGCGAGACCGGCTGGGGCCTGGCCACCGTGGACGAGCCGCTGCGCCCGGGCACCACGATGGAGAGCCTGGCCGGTCTGAAGACCCCGTTCCGCCCGCACGGCAACATCACCGCGGGCAACTCGGCCGGTCTGAACGACGGTGCCACCGCCTCGCTGCTGGCCGCCGAGGACGTCGCCGAGGAGCTCGGCCTCCCGGTCAAGATGCGCCTGGTCTCCTACGCCTTCGCGGGCGTCGAGCCCGAGGTCATGGGCATCGGCCCGGTGCCGGCCACCGAGAAGGCGCTGGCCAAGGCCGGCCTGACCATCGACGACATCGACGCGTTCGAGGTCAACGAGGCCTTCGCCGTCCAGGTGCTGGCCTTCCTGGACCACTACGGCATCGCGGACGACGACGAGCGGGTCAACCCGTTCGGCGGTGCGATCGCCTTCGGCCACCCGCTGGCCTCCTCCGGCGTGCGCCTGATGAACCAGCTGGCCCGCCGCTTCGAGCAGCGCCCGGACGTCCGCTACGGCCTCACCACGATGTGCATCGGCTTCGGCATGGGCGGCACCATCATCTGGGAGAACCCCCACTTCGAGGGCGGTAAGTGA
- a CDS encoding ROK family transcriptional regulator, with amino-acid sequence MATDTPGSQSSLHRANLERVLRAVRMAGSLTQAEIARGTGLSAATVSNIVRELKESGTVVVADTSSGGRRARSVSLSGDAGIVVGIDFGHTHLRVAVGNLAHRVLAEESAPIDVDVSAAQGFDRAEAMVDRLLEQAGFRPDKVIGVGLGVPGPIDVETGALGSTAILPGWTGIAPGRELAERLGMPVHVDNDANLGALGELVWGAGRGLSDLAYIKIASGVGAGLVVNGQIYRGPGGTAGEIGHITLDEAGPVCRCGNRGCLETFVGSGYLLSLLASTLGPDLTLPRVVELAHQGDLGCRRVIADAGRQIGTGVATLCNLLNPRRVILGGDLAEAGELVLAPIRDSVARYAIPSAARQLSVVPGTLGGRAEVLGALALVMSEMGESGALAAAAVNRA; translated from the coding sequence ATGGCGACGGACACACCGGGCTCGCAGTCATCACTGCACCGGGCGAACCTGGAGCGGGTGCTGCGGGCGGTGCGGATGGCCGGCTCGCTGACCCAGGCCGAGATCGCCCGCGGCACCGGGCTGTCCGCGGCCACCGTCTCCAACATCGTGCGGGAACTGAAGGAGAGCGGCACCGTCGTCGTCGCCGACACCTCCTCCGGCGGCCGCCGGGCGCGCAGCGTCTCGCTCAGCGGCGACGCCGGCATCGTGGTGGGCATCGATTTCGGCCACACCCATCTGCGGGTCGCCGTCGGCAACCTGGCGCACCGGGTGCTCGCCGAGGAGAGCGCCCCGATCGACGTGGACGTCTCGGCCGCGCAGGGCTTCGACCGCGCGGAGGCGATGGTCGACCGGCTGCTGGAGCAGGCGGGCTTCCGCCCGGACAAGGTGATCGGCGTGGGCCTCGGCGTGCCCGGCCCGATCGACGTGGAGACCGGCGCGCTCGGCTCCACCGCGATCCTGCCCGGCTGGACGGGCATCGCCCCGGGCCGCGAGCTGGCCGAGCGGCTCGGCATGCCGGTGCACGTGGACAACGACGCCAACCTCGGCGCGCTCGGCGAGCTGGTGTGGGGCGCCGGCCGCGGCCTGAGCGACCTCGCCTACATCAAGATCGCCAGCGGTGTTGGCGCCGGCCTCGTGGTGAACGGCCAGATCTACCGCGGCCCGGGCGGCACCGCGGGTGAGATAGGGCACATCACCCTGGACGAGGCCGGGCCGGTCTGCCGCTGCGGCAACCGCGGCTGCCTGGAGACCTTCGTGGGCTCCGGCTACCTGCTCTCCCTGCTCGCCTCGACCCTCGGCCCGGACCTCACACTGCCCCGCGTGGTCGAGCTGGCCCACCAGGGCGACCTCGGCTGCCGCCGGGTGATCGCCGACGCGGGCCGCCAGATCGGCACCGGCGTCGCCACCCTCTGCAACCTGCTCAACCCGCGCCGGGTGATCCTCGGCGGCGACCTCGCCGAGGCCGGTGAGCTGGTGCTCGCCCCGATCCGCGACTCGGTGGCCCGCTACGCCATCCCCAGCGCCGCCCGCCAGCTGTCCGTGGTGCCCGGCACCCTGGGCGGCCGTGCGGAGGTGCTGGGCGCGCTGGCTCTGGTGATGAGCGAGATGGGGGAGTCGGGCGCGCTCGCCGCCGCCGCCGTCAACCGGGCTTGA
- the dxs gene encoding 1-deoxy-D-xylulose-5-phosphate synthase, protein MALLTRIRGPRDLDRLTPGQLAALAQEIRTFLVTEVSKTGGHLGPNLGVVELTIALHRVFDSPRDRILFDTGHQSYVHKLLTGRQDFSRLRMKGGLSGYPSRAESEHDVIENSHASTVLSYADGLAKANQLRGTNDPVVAVIGDGALTGGMAWEAINNIADAKDRPVVIVVNDNERSYSPTIGGMANHLATLRTTQGYERFLSWGKDALQRTPVVGQQLFETLHGAKKGLKDFIAPQGMFEDLGLKYIGPIDGHDFTALESALTKARGFGGPVIVHCLTEKGRGYHAAESNDEDRFHAVGVIHPETGLPIKSAGKDWTSVFAEEMVAIGREREDVVGITAAMLHPVGLAPFAKAFPDRIFDVGIAEQHAVTSAAGLATGGLHPVVAVYATFLNRAFDQVLMDVALHRLGVTFVLDRSGVTGPDGASHHGMWDMSILQVVPGLRLAAPRDADQVRAQLREAVEVRDAPTVVRYSKGTVGPAVPAVGRIGGMDVLRAAEEPSGAHRADVLIISVGAMAATSLETADLLAAQGITATVVDPRWVKPVDPALPGLAAEHRVVVTIEDNGRVGGVGAAVAQALRDADVDLPVRNFGIPQEFLDHASRDEILAETGLNAPDIARKVTALVAGLDKASAEARVEA, encoded by the coding sequence GTGGCCCTGCTGACCCGCATTCGGGGACCGCGCGATCTCGACCGGCTCACGCCCGGACAGCTGGCCGCACTGGCCCAGGAGATCCGGACCTTCCTGGTGACCGAGGTCTCCAAGACGGGCGGCCACCTCGGCCCCAACCTCGGTGTGGTCGAGCTCACCATCGCGCTGCACCGGGTGTTCGACTCCCCGCGCGACCGCATCCTCTTCGACACCGGCCACCAGAGCTACGTCCACAAGCTGCTCACCGGCCGCCAGGACTTCTCGAGGCTGCGGATGAAGGGCGGTCTGTCCGGCTACCCGTCCCGCGCCGAGTCCGAGCACGACGTGATCGAGAACTCGCACGCCTCCACCGTGCTCTCCTACGCGGACGGCCTGGCCAAGGCCAACCAGCTCCGGGGCACGAACGACCCGGTCGTCGCGGTCATCGGCGACGGCGCGCTCACCGGCGGCATGGCCTGGGAGGCGATCAACAACATCGCCGACGCCAAGGACCGCCCGGTCGTCATCGTCGTCAACGACAACGAGCGCTCCTACTCGCCGACCATCGGCGGCATGGCCAACCACCTCGCCACGCTGCGCACCACCCAGGGCTACGAGCGCTTCCTGTCCTGGGGCAAGGACGCGCTGCAGCGCACCCCGGTGGTCGGCCAGCAGCTGTTCGAGACGCTGCACGGCGCCAAGAAGGGCCTCAAGGACTTCATCGCCCCGCAGGGCATGTTCGAGGACCTCGGCCTCAAGTACATCGGCCCGATCGACGGCCACGACTTCACCGCCCTGGAGTCCGCGCTGACCAAGGCGCGCGGCTTCGGCGGCCCGGTGATCGTGCACTGCCTCACCGAGAAGGGCCGCGGCTACCACGCCGCCGAGAGCAACGACGAGGACCGCTTCCACGCGGTCGGCGTGATCCACCCGGAGACCGGCCTGCCGATCAAGAGCGCGGGCAAGGACTGGACGTCCGTCTTCGCCGAGGAGATGGTCGCGATCGGCCGCGAGCGCGAGGACGTCGTCGGCATCACCGCCGCGATGCTGCACCCGGTCGGCCTCGCCCCGTTCGCGAAGGCCTTCCCGGACCGCATCTTCGACGTCGGCATCGCCGAGCAGCACGCCGTCACCAGCGCGGCCGGCCTGGCCACCGGCGGCCTGCACCCGGTCGTCGCGGTCTACGCGACCTTCCTCAACCGGGCCTTCGACCAGGTCCTGATGGACGTCGCCCTGCACAGGCTGGGCGTCACCTTCGTGCTCGACCGCTCCGGCGTGACCGGCCCGGACGGCGCGTCGCACCACGGCATGTGGGACATGTCGATCCTCCAGGTCGTCCCGGGCCTTCGGCTGGCCGCCCCGCGCGACGCCGACCAGGTCCGTGCCCAGCTGCGCGAGGCCGTCGAGGTCAGGGACGCCCCGACCGTCGTCCGCTACTCCAAGGGCACGGTCGGCCCGGCCGTCCCGGCGGTCGGCCGGATCGGCGGCATGGACGTGCTGCGCGCCGCCGAGGAGCCGAGCGGTGCGCACCGCGCCGACGTGCTGATCATCTCGGTCGGCGCGATGGCCGCCACCAGCCTGGAGACCGCCGACCTGCTGGCCGCCCAGGGCATCACCGCGACCGTGGTGGACCCGCGCTGGGTCAAGCCGGTGGACCCGGCCCTGCCGGGCCTCGCCGCCGAGCACCGCGTGGTCGTCACGATCGAGGACAACGGCCGGGTGGGCGGCGTCGGCGCCGCCGTGGCCCAGGCGCTGCGGGACGCGGACGTGGACCTGCCGGTGCGCAACTTCGGCATCCCGCAGGAGTTCCTGGACCACGCCAGCCGGGACGAGATCCTGGCCGAGACCGGCCTGAACGCCCCGGACATCGCCCGGAAGGTGACCGCGCTGGTCGCCGGCCTGGACAAGGCCTCCGCCGAGGCCCGGGTCGAGGCCTGA
- a CDS encoding outer membrane protein assembly factor BamB family protein yields the protein MAGDHPTPGTGETPGSGPQNNRGVSFGRQPGTDPAAVADQMTQLDGSAVPGAPAGPPPAQPPAPPGGGAAYAPTAAAFPSQAPPPPAGAPVGPYDPVPGGSYAAPDAGQAFGGSYGYPQEQQPGYAYQTAPIPAVPQQRNPVMLWGSIIGGVLAVAIVAGLVVLFTQHDDPDTPSANSGGTTSGTTSGTAGPGGPTPGTSSVAGGNSGGPGPGGAGYNVAWSVPKGARTDSNEMLGIWGTDKITVRVDASGIRAYNLADGKEAWTIPVPSGAKELCAASYSTNSKNIGAVAFNTGDSDCSTLGAVDLTTGKLTWSAKVTNDRLSNPTLSVTDKVVAIGGRLVGAVSIDNGSGVWQWKPRDSSCSVSGRAAGAQIVVSDRCYESSPKSQLYVVDSDTGTQKSTPIALTGSIEQVDKVVSDQPLVVLVTNGPNGDYVLPFDKSNKPGKPMSVKEPGSDSLRLSGQGDAISANVVSGNILYAQASGTKSAINAYDLTTGKRIWSATNGQSNEDIRLVSGTDKDGKVRAILPQGYKKPARLVTLSPTDGSMTDLGTMAMPDGLDIGAALNEYLMPADGSTVYSFSRFDSDSPLTKWAKK from the coding sequence ATGGCAGGGGATCACCCTACGCCGGGGACAGGCGAAACGCCCGGCAGCGGCCCGCAGAACAACCGGGGCGTCTCGTTCGGGCGCCAGCCCGGCACCGACCCGGCCGCCGTCGCGGACCAGATGACACAGCTCGACGGATCGGCGGTCCCAGGAGCACCGGCCGGCCCGCCGCCGGCCCAGCCGCCAGCGCCGCCCGGCGGTGGCGCGGCCTACGCGCCGACCGCGGCCGCCTTCCCCTCGCAGGCCCCGCCGCCCCCGGCCGGCGCGCCCGTCGGCCCGTACGACCCGGTGCCCGGCGGCTCGTACGCCGCTCCTGACGCGGGCCAGGCCTTCGGCGGCTCCTACGGGTACCCGCAGGAGCAGCAGCCCGGGTACGCCTACCAGACCGCGCCGATACCGGCCGTACCCCAGCAGCGCAACCCCGTGATGCTGTGGGGCAGCATCATCGGCGGTGTGCTGGCGGTCGCCATCGTCGCCGGGCTCGTCGTGCTGTTCACCCAGCACGACGACCCCGACACCCCGAGCGCCAACTCCGGCGGCACCACCAGCGGCACCACCAGCGGCACGGCCGGGCCGGGCGGCCCGACCCCCGGCACCAGCAGCGTGGCCGGCGGCAACAGCGGCGGCCCGGGGCCCGGCGGCGCCGGTTACAACGTCGCCTGGAGCGTCCCCAAGGGTGCCCGTACGGACTCCAACGAGATGCTCGGCATCTGGGGCACCGACAAGATCACCGTGCGCGTGGACGCCAGCGGCATCCGCGCCTACAACCTGGCGGACGGCAAGGAGGCGTGGACCATCCCGGTACCGTCCGGCGCCAAGGAGCTGTGCGCCGCGTCGTACAGCACCAACTCCAAGAACATCGGCGCCGTCGCCTTCAACACCGGTGACAGCGACTGCTCCACCCTCGGTGCCGTCGACCTCACCACGGGCAAGCTGACCTGGAGCGCCAAGGTCACCAACGACCGGCTCTCCAACCCGACCCTCAGCGTCACCGACAAGGTCGTCGCCATCGGTGGCCGGCTGGTCGGCGCGGTGAGCATCGACAACGGCAGCGGCGTCTGGCAGTGGAAGCCGCGCGACAGCAGCTGCAGCGTGTCCGGCCGTGCCGCCGGCGCCCAGATCGTGGTCAGCGACCGCTGCTACGAGAGCAGCCCCAAGTCGCAGCTGTACGTCGTGGACTCCGACACCGGTACGCAGAAGAGCACGCCGATCGCGCTCACCGGCAGCATCGAGCAGGTCGACAAGGTCGTCTCCGACCAGCCGCTGGTGGTGCTCGTCACGAACGGCCCGAACGGCGACTACGTCCTGCCGTTCGACAAGAGCAACAAGCCGGGCAAGCCCATGTCGGTCAAGGAGCCCGGCTCGGACAGCCTGCGCCTGTCCGGCCAGGGCGACGCGATCAGCGCGAACGTGGTCAGCGGCAACATCCTGTACGCGCAGGCCAGCGGCACCAAGTCCGCCATCAACGCGTACGACCTGACCACCGGCAAGCGGATCTGGTCGGCCACCAACGGCCAGTCCAACGAAGACATCCGACTGGTCTCCGGCACCGACAAGGACGGCAAGGTCCGCGCGATCCTCCCCCAGGGCTACAAGAAGCCCGCGCGGCTGGTGACCCTCTCGCCGACCGACGGCTCGATGACCGACCTCGGAACCATGGCCATGCCCGACGGTCTCGACATCGGCGCCGCCCTGAACGAGTACCTGATGCCGGCGGACGGCAGCACGGTCTACAGCTTCAGCCGGTTCGACTCGGACTCGCCCCTCACCAAGTGGGCGAAGAAGTGA
- a CDS encoding 3-hydroxyacyl-CoA dehydrogenase NAD-binding domain-containing protein, giving the protein MSTTTELLQHGAELFPGEVVTTAHVRHLDLPLQAGKLALITLDNGFDHTKPTTFGPGSLLKLSDALDQVEAEAAEGKIVGVAITGKPFIFAVGADLKGVELLKEHADALAIGKGGHEVFKRIAALPVPSFAFYNGAAMGGGVEVGLHCDYRTVSAGVPAFSLPEVFLGLVPGWGGCTILPNLIGAAKAVKVIIENSMSQNKQLKGKDVFELGIADAIFEPADFLEQSLIWAAKVVKGDVVVEREAIDRGKAWDDAVAWGRLVADGKVHGAAPAAYKALDIISLVKDADLADKASLQAGFDAEDAALADLIMSGELRSGIYAFNLVQRRAKRPVGAPDKSLARPVSKVGVVGAGLMASQLALLFARRLEVPVVLTDIDQERVDKGVGYVHTEIDKLLGKGRIGQDKANRLKGLVTGSLDKAAAFGDADFVIEAVFEEMGVKQTVFADLEDVVSPTCVLATNTSSLSVTEMASKLKHPERVVGFHFFNPVAILPLLEIVRAEKTDDASLATAFGVAKKLKKSAVLTKDAPAFVVNRILLRFMDAIQGAIDEGTPIATVEKAVEPLGLPMSPIVLLELVGPAIALHVSETLAAAFPERFTVSENLGKVVKAGKRGFYTWVDGKQVLDPEVLELLSFGDSVLTEEQVLNRALEAVAQEIGLMLEEGVVAEAQDIDLCMITGAGWPFHLGGITPYLDREGVSERVNGKRFLAPGVASVPA; this is encoded by the coding sequence ATGAGCACCACGACTGAGCTGCTCCAGCACGGCGCCGAGCTGTTCCCGGGCGAGGTCGTCACGACCGCGCACGTGCGCCACCTGGACCTGCCGCTGCAGGCCGGCAAGCTGGCCCTGATCACCCTGGACAACGGCTTCGACCACACCAAGCCGACGACCTTCGGCCCGGGCTCGCTGCTGAAGCTGTCCGACGCCCTGGACCAGGTCGAGGCCGAGGCCGCCGAGGGCAAGATCGTCGGCGTCGCGATCACCGGCAAGCCGTTCATCTTCGCGGTCGGCGCCGACCTCAAGGGCGTCGAGCTGCTCAAGGAGCACGCGGACGCGCTGGCCATCGGCAAGGGCGGCCACGAGGTCTTCAAGCGGATCGCCGCGCTGCCCGTCCCGTCCTTCGCGTTCTACAACGGCGCGGCGATGGGCGGCGGCGTCGAGGTCGGCCTGCACTGCGACTACCGCACGGTCAGCGCGGGCGTCCCGGCGTTCTCGCTGCCGGAGGTCTTCCTGGGCCTCGTCCCCGGCTGGGGCGGCTGCACCATCCTGCCGAACCTGATCGGCGCGGCGAAGGCCGTCAAGGTCATCATCGAGAACTCGATGAGCCAGAACAAGCAGCTCAAGGGCAAGGACGTGTTCGAGCTGGGGATCGCCGACGCGATCTTCGAGCCGGCCGACTTCCTGGAGCAGTCGCTGATCTGGGCCGCCAAGGTCGTCAAGGGCGACGTCGTCGTCGAGCGCGAGGCGATCGACCGCGGCAAGGCCTGGGACGACGCCGTCGCCTGGGGCCGCCTGGTCGCCGACGGCAAGGTGCACGGCGCCGCGCCGGCCGCCTACAAGGCGCTGGACATCATCTCCCTGGTCAAGGACGCCGACCTGGCCGACAAGGCCAGCCTGCAGGCCGGCTTCGACGCCGAGGACGCGGCCCTGGCCGACCTCATCATGAGCGGCGAGCTGCGCAGCGGCATCTACGCCTTCAACCTGGTGCAGCGCCGGGCCAAGCGCCCCGTCGGCGCGCCGGACAAGTCGCTGGCCCGCCCGGTCTCCAAGGTCGGCGTCGTCGGCGCCGGTCTGATGGCCTCGCAGCTGGCGCTGCTGTTCGCCCGCCGCCTGGAGGTGCCGGTGGTCCTCACCGACATCGACCAGGAGCGCGTCGACAAGGGCGTCGGCTACGTCCACACCGAGATCGACAAGCTGCTCGGCAAGGGCCGCATCGGCCAGGACAAGGCCAACCGCCTCAAGGGCCTGGTCACCGGCTCGCTCGACAAGGCCGCCGCCTTCGGCGACGCGGACTTCGTCATCGAGGCCGTCTTCGAGGAGATGGGCGTCAAGCAGACCGTCTTCGCGGACCTGGAGGACGTGGTCTCGCCGACCTGCGTGCTGGCGACCAACACCTCCTCGCTGTCGGTCACCGAGATGGCCTCGAAGCTGAAGCACCCCGAGCGGGTCGTCGGCTTCCACTTCTTCAACCCGGTCGCGATCCTGCCGCTGCTGGAGATCGTCCGTGCGGAGAAGACCGACGACGCCTCGCTGGCCACCGCCTTCGGTGTCGCCAAGAAGCTGAAGAAGTCGGCCGTGCTCACCAAGGACGCCCCGGCGTTCGTGGTGAACCGCATCCTGCTGCGCTTCATGGACGCCATCCAGGGTGCCATCGACGAGGGCACCCCGATCGCCACCGTCGAGAAGGCCGTGGAGCCGCTCGGCCTGCCGATGTCCCCGATCGTGCTGCTGGAGCTGGTCGGCCCGGCCATCGCCCTGCACGTCTCGGAGACCCTGGCCGCGGCCTTCCCGGAGCGGTTCACCGTCTCCGAGAACCTCGGCAAGGTCGTCAAGGCCGGCAAGCGCGGCTTCTACACCTGGGTGGACGGCAAGCAGGTCCTCGACCCCGAGGTGCTGGAGCTGCTGTCCTTCGGCGACTCGGTGCTCACCGAGGAGCAGGTCCTGAACCGCGCCCTGGAGGCCGTGGCGCAGGAGATCGGCCTGATGCTGGAGGAGGGTGTCGTCGCCGAGGCGCAGGACATCGACCTCTGCATGATCACCGGTGCCGGCTGGCCCTTCCACCTGGGCGGGATCACCCCGTACCTGGACCGTGAGGGCGTCTCGGAGCGGGTGAACGGCAAGAGGTTCCTCGCCCCCGGTGTGGCCTCGGTGCCCGCGTAA